The Setaria viridis chromosome 2, Setaria_viridis_v4.0, whole genome shotgun sequence DNA window GAAACCTGCCAAGAACGCGAAGAAGAACACATCACATCAGATCACTGAACAATGCCGTGACCAAAAACGAGCACTGATCGAAGGTGGAGCACAAGGTGCAGATCGTTTCCTACTTGGGTCCCGCTTGACGAGTGCTCCGGCGCCGCCAAAGTTGCAAGCGATGTCGGAGTTGCCGTTCTGCTGGTAGAAGATGTTGAAGGCGTAGGAGGCGTGGGTGAGGAGCGTGTTGGGCTGGTAGCACCGGCCGCCGGGCTGCAGCTGGGAGCagtcggcgccgccggggccgcaCGCCCAGTCCAGCGCGTTCTGGAGGTCCTCCTGGGAAGCGCCCGGCCGCGCCACGCACCACGTCACGCCGTTGATGAACGTCATGTTGCCTTCCGGCGGCGACAGTGTCGGGATCGGCGTCACCGACTCCGCCTTCTCCTGCGGCGTGATGCGGCCGGCTGCAGAGGCTGAACACGCAGAAAACGGCAGATTCATTATGATATGAATTCAGAGAAATGATGACTCTGTGATTAAGCAGTCTCAATGTTTACCAACCTATGAACCATCCAAGAACCAGAAGGCCGTGTATGATCATCAgctccttcctcttcatggCTGAAGCAGAAGTTACAGAACTATGAAACGGCTCCTGCTTTTCACTCTGCCTTCCTCCCCGTGTGTGTGTCTAGGGAATATAACGAGAGTATGTGTGAAGAGCAGCTGGGTAGACAGGAAAGCAGCCACTATTCATGGGAAAAGGGCTAGGTTTCACTCGGATCACTAAGCAAGGCGTGTACACGGAAAGCACCCCCAGGTGCTCGCCGTGGTGTCTATTTATGGGCTTATGGCTATGGAGGGGAGGTGGCATGGAAAGAGGCACAAAGGGCCAATGTGCAGAGAGAGATGCATTTTGCACCTAACAGAGGCCCAGTCTATTGGATCCTCAGGCTGGTCTAAGTTTGACCAACTTGGATCTAATTAACAAAATTTACTACTAAGAATTGATGCTCATGCCATTGAATAAAAGAAATTACTGAGCTTTATCACTACTTAAGAATCATGCATGCAGATTGTTTGCTAAGGTGGTATTGCAGTCCTTACAACATGCCTGAAGCAAAGTAGGCTATAaaggattatatcatcatcTCGCTCAGTTTTTAGACTGTACAACCAGTACAGGGACCTTTATGAAAACAATAGAATATTGAGGGGGAATGACTTGAAGGCCAGGAAACCATGGGATTCTTATGTTGATATGCATGCATGGGCATGATTTCTAGCAGGACAAAAGGAAACTTGGCCACTAGATTCCAGGAGATGTGAAGGAGCCAAGTGCATGTTCTCATACCTTTTCTTTGTTGTTTCATGGTAAATAAGTTGGGCTTAATGAGGAAGGGCTTTCCTTGTGTATTAAGGGAAGAACCTTCACTTTACCAAAACTGAAGCTAACGAAGGGGCTTCCGTGAACAAGGGAAAAGTTAAGAATAATTGCCTCTGTAGCACTGGGAACTAAACTGGATTTCTGAAACTGGAGGATGAAAAATGATGAACTGTCGGTGGTGCGGGAGAAACTTCCATAAATAATACTAGATAGGAAAGTGCTGCAGTAAGTGATGAGCCTTCACTTTACAAAGACTGAACCCC harbors:
- the LOC117843298 gene encoding major pollen allergen Ole e 10 gives rise to the protein MKRKELMIIHGLLVLGWFIASAAGRITPQEKAESVTPIPTLSPPEGNMTFINGVTWCVARPGASQEDLQNALDWACGPGGADCSQLQPGGRCYQPNTLLTHASYAFNIFYQQNGNSDIACNFGGAGALVKRDPSFGSCKFLASETSAAASSAMLGRAWMAIVAASLIALRLII